The proteins below are encoded in one region of Apium graveolens cultivar Ventura chromosome 4, ASM990537v1, whole genome shotgun sequence:
- the LOC141719516 gene encoding zinc finger BED domain-containing protein RICESLEEPER 3-like translates to MRCLAHIVNLIVLDGLKLKNNLQAVERVRAAVKFVKNSPARLQRFKDLVSVLKIESKSLLSLDVPTRWNSTYEMLEIALKFKSIFGMFGLHKEIDLGDGEISNIGPPEDSDWDLVRKLIVFLESFFILTNNVSASLSVTANSAFDGDTLLCQIQQVAYELFDEYTGLYTPASVPLFEPDSQSEPKICDIKSMKSSILDKVKKFQSSTGSKGKYMSIRPEFERYLNEEGGEDDVEILKCWKLNSPRFSILARMAHDILAMPVSTVASEAAFSTGGRTLDQFRSSLTPKVKTVQGLICGQDWLRTKLKNDRDKVVNVEESLKEL, encoded by the exons ATGAGATGTCTCGCTCACATAGTTAATCTTATTGTTTTGGATggtttaaaattaaaaaataatctCCAAGCCGTTGAAAGGGTTCGAGCTGCTGTTAAATTTGTGAAAAATTCTCCTGCTAGGCTACAAAGATTTAAGGATTTAGTATCAGTTCTAAAAATAGAAAGTAAATCCTTGTTGTCACTTGATGTACCCACTCGGTGGAACTCTACATATGAAATGTTAGAAATAGCTTTAAAATTTAAGTCTATTTTTGGCATGTTTGGGTTGCATAAAGAAATAGATCTCGGGGACGGGGAGATTAGTAATATAGGACCTCCTGAGGATAGTGATTGGGATCTTGTTCGCAAACTTATTGTCTTTTTGGAAAGTTTTTTTATTCTAACCAACAATGTATCTGCTTCTTTGAGTGTAACAGCTAATAGTGCATT CGATGGTGATACTTTGCTTTGTCAAATACAACAAGTTGCATATGAATTATTTGATGAGTATACGGGATTATATACGCCTGCTAGTGTCCCTCTTTTTGAGCCAGATAGTCAAAGTGAACCTAAAATTTGTGACATTAAATCAATGAAAAGTAGTATCTTGGATAAAGTTAAGAAGTTTCAGTCATCAACGGGGTCAAAGGGAAAATATATGAGTATTAGGCCTGAATTTGAGCGGTATTTAAATGAAGAAGGAGGTGAAGATGATGTAGAAATATTAAAGTGCTGGAAACTTAATAGCCCAAGATTTTCGATACTTGCACGCATGGCACATGATATCTTAGCAATGCCGGTATCTACAGTTGCTTCAGAAGCGGCATTTAGTACAGGAGGAAGAACCCTTGATCAATTTAGAAGCTCTCTAACTCCCAAG GTAAAGACAGTGCAAGGTCTTATTTGTGGGCAAGATTGGCTTCGTACAAAGTTGAAAAATGATAGGGACAAAGTCGTGAATGTCGAGGAATCGTTGAAAGAGTTATAG
- the LOC141717103 gene encoding thioredoxin H9-like translates to MGHCLCKSSRNDNDCDNDHFSEKTLRASNVSIITDHKQWEGKLSEADKAGKIVLVNFSASWCGPCGDVLPLFCSLAKKYKSMMFLVVDVDELAEFSTSWGIKATPTFFFLKHGHEVDKLVGANKEELQRRTEIMARPLFP, encoded by the exons ATGGGACATTGCTTGTGCAAG TCTTCAAGAAATGATAATGATTGTGACAATGATCACTTTTCCGAGAAGACTCTCAGAGCTAGCAATGTCTCGATTATAACTGATCACAAGCAGTGGGAAGGAAAGCTATCAGAAGCTGACAAGGCTGGCAAGATA GTCTTGGTAAACTTTAGTGCATCTTGGTGTGGTCCGTGTGGTGATGTATTACCACTCTTTTGTAGTCTTGCAAAGAAATACAAATCTATGATGTTCTTGGTAGTGGACGTGGATGAGCTAGCT GAATTTAGCACGTCATGGGGTATCAAAGCGACTCCAACCTTTTTCTTCCTTAAACATGGGCATGAAGTAGATAAACTTGTAGGAGCCAACAAGGAGGAGCTGCAGAGGAGGACAGAGATCATGGCCAGACCTCTATTCCCATAA